The Methanocaldococcus sp. DNA segment GTGGAAATATCTTACAGGTGTATTTTCTCCATTAGTTTTATCAAGTTTAATAGTGTTAGATATATATAGTCTAATGCATAAACCTTATGGAGGATACTCTTGGAATTACTTAGGAATAGCGATGTTAGTAATTCCATTAGTATTTGGGGTATCGTTTGTATTATCTAAGATACCTTGGAAAAATGAACGTTAATAAAAATTTATTGTGGGTGAGAATATGCCAATCTCAGCAATTGTTATGTTTATATTTGGAGCTACAGTATTATGGGGAGGTTCAATCTACTTCCTCTGGAAGAGTATAAAGCAAAATGAAGAATTATAATATTGAATTTATTTCCTCAGAAGCATCTGTTGGCTCTTTAAATCCTCTATAAACCTCTTTAACTACTTTCCTTATAAATTTAATTTTATTTTCTTTGATTTTACAACTTTGAATGCATAGAGGACAGTAATTTAAATAGAATTTATCTTTTTTCATCTTCATTGGAAAGAGTTCAAAAAAGTTTATAATTATACCATTAGAATATTTGAATATATTACAATTCAAGCAAGATGTAAAAATATACCCCTTTAAATTACTTTCAATTATTCTATTCTTTAAAAATCCACATGGAAATTTGGTTATAAGAGATTTGATTTCTTCTTTTGTTAAATCTAAATTTAAAATTTCATAATTGACATTTTTTTGTTTTAAAAAATTTAATATTTTCTCCTTAGATTTATTAGGTACTAAGGCAGGAAAATCGTAAATTACTACTTTAACATTAAAAATAGTATTTAAAATATTAAGAGAATATAAATCATACTGACAGTGA contains these protein-coding regions:
- a CDS encoding MetS family NSS transporter small subunit produces the protein MPISAIVMFIFGATVLWGGSIYFLWKSIKQNEEL